The genomic stretch GATGCAGCGCTTCTTGGGTTTCGTCTCTGGAGGTTCAAGCGCCGCAAGTATCGCCTCATCGAATACGTTCTTCAGACCTCTCTGAGGCAAACAAAGAGAACATAAAATGAAATAGCATTTGTGGTATGTCACATGTGTTATAAAGAGTAAAGGCAGCTGTTATGTCATCATAGGTGTGTGTGGATTGTATTTTTACCTGTGTAAGGGCGGAGCACTCTACGTATTTGACAGCTCTAAGGTCTCTAGCCAGCTTCTCTCCACTTTCGGGTGATATGGGACGCTGCTTGTTTTTGGCTAGTTTTTCAACAGTGTTACTGTCGTCTCTCAAGTCAACTTGAGTGCCCACCAGAAGGAATGGAGTGCGTGGACAGTGGTGAGAGATCTCTGGTACCcactgaggaagagaaagattAATAAAATGGTCAATGTATGTATAAATCTACCTAAATGCATATCTTTAAAATCAATTTATGAGTTCCTATTTTCCCTGTTAACCAGAAAAAAATCTGGTACTTTGTAAAAAGAGGGCATTTGAACCCCAAACAACATTTGCTGTATAGCAACACTATAATGAATCTGTACATGATTTAGTGCCATTAACACAATAAAGGTGAACTGCAATCTAACAATTTTTATTGCTTAATCGCGACATATAAGTCTAGTTTAGTATCAGTAATTTAAGTCGATAAGCCTTTCCTTATTATGATCACACAAAGTTAGACAAGCAGGAAAACACAGAGAGTGCTGGGAAAAAGACCCACTTCTCTTTTACGTTCTCAAAGGAGGAAGGAGAAACAACAGAGAAGCAAACCAGGAAGACATCTGTCTGCGGATAGCTGAGAGGCCGAAGTCTGTCGTAGTCTTCCTGACCTGAGAGAACAAGAACAATTGCCATTCATTTTTACCTTTCTTCTGCTTTGAGACTCACTGAAGACAGCGCTTTTAAACAGAGTATAGCAGACTAAAGCCTCGATGCATCCATATAACCAAAAGGCCAAATATGCAATAATTAAACAAAGGTTAAGTTTATAAGGATTCATCTGTTTTCTTCTGTataataaaacataacagataTAAGGGAGATCACTTAAGGTTAAGATtaaaaagggatagttcatccaaaaatttaaattcagtcatcatttactcaacctcatgttgttctaaacctgtatgagtttctttattctgttgaacaccaaagaggatattttgataaatgattggaagcacacagttgatggtacccattgacttccatagtatttgtttttcctactatagatgggtactgtcaactgtgtagttaacctcatttatcaaaacatcttttgtgttcagaataaagaaactcatacaggtttagaacaacatgagggtgagtaaatgatgacagaactttcatttttgggtgaactatccctttaagttttcTATTGTACATTGTATAATACTATGGTTAGTAACTATTAACATTATACCAGCTGGGTAAATGTAAAGttcatacatacacatacatacacacacatatacatatacacaaacagcTTTTTCTTCTGATTTTCCACTGTGGTCTGTCACAGTGCCGAATAAGTGCAAGTAGAGAAGAGTGCATGAGCAAATGAAAAAGAGTTCATTGTTACAGTGGCAGGATAAAGTATAGACAAAAACAAGTCTTATAAAATCCAGTAAGAGAGAGATGAATACATCAACACAGATCAGACTTAGTTTGAATCCATTTTAAGGTTgtattttaaccctttaatgcATACTTTAGGTCTTTAGTGACCTTCATCTTTTTAGTATTTATGTATATACGTCTTATCAACAATTTAACAagataaaaaagacaaaaatgtgaaatattatCTGTTTTATAATTCATTTAAGGTATAAAGTGTATACGGTTGTTAAGTCATGACGTAAGGAATACTGTTTCCGGGTCCAAACCTCCCCATTTAAACAGCCATTTATATGAGCACTATTTATGCGAATATTTCATAAACTCACATGAAAACTGCAGTCTCATGCTCCCAGAATCAAAGACggcaatatattaataattaattaaataatccACGTCCATAAATCCATGTCTGGTCATCTCTGATTTtgttatggagataaaaattaGGATCGGGTGTTTTTGGTAGTTTTTCATTATGATACGAGTAGGAAATTTTTAAATAGCTGATTATGAGCACTATAGGCTCACGTTATCTGCTTGTTAAGTCATGACGTTAaggcagggctattcaattagtttgttgTGGGGGCCAGTTCATGATAAGCATCTCAAATGAGGGGCCGGAGATATAACAGTGATGATGTTTACACTttcctacatttaaacatactaatgttatattttgaaactgcataaaaaCAAAGTCAGTGCATTGAacaataggctttttctacaaacatacattttgaaactgcattcaaccacattagtgcattgttagatgacttctacatccagacatgttcatatcttgtattttaaaattgcacaacaacataagtgcattgtaagatgcccaagtaagctttattctacatttaaatacGTAAATAggagccatatcacactcattgagaatttaactcatTTACTCACTTCAGTGCATATAATCGTTTCAATgagtttcctttattaagacatctaacgtaaatgtcattgtggataagcaagTCATAACTGAGctgacatatcagacaacaattgTGGGAAAAGGCAGTGTTTTTAAGCTggaaatacaacaaataaagttaaaacagccatagagtccggTCTCTTAACTCACCACTGACAGTCATCTCGTCTTGAGACACGGCGCAAGCGGGGGAGGCGATCGCGTTGAACGTGTGGACCAAAGCACGAATATAAACATGTGACACAGCTGCTCGCACCAGtcacgtgactcgcgctctgcagctCATGGTGTATGAAACAGACGCACGCGCGTCAACTCGTAACTGTAGGGACCGTTGTCTAACTTACTAAATTTAATCTAGGGATGTCTTTTTTACAGACTGCATAAAGGGCCAGATCAAATTACCTTGGGGGCCgggtttggcccgcgggccgccaattgaatagccctgacGTAAGGAATACCGTTTCCAACTCCAAGCCACCCGATTTAAACAGCCATTTATATAAGCACTATTTATTTATAGCACACATTTAAGTGAATATTTTATAAACTCACGTGTAAACTGCAGTCTCATGCTCCCAGAATCAAAAACgtcaatatattaataattcataaaaaaatccacatCCATAAATCCATGTCTGGTCATCTCGGATTTtgttatggagataaaaattaGGATGGGGTGTTTTTGGTAGTTTTTCATTATGATAt from Misgurnus anguillicaudatus chromosome 10, ASM2758022v2, whole genome shotgun sequence encodes the following:
- the cdc42l gene encoding cell division cycle 42, like — encoded protein: MQTIKCVVVGDGAVGKTCLLISYTTNKFPSEYVPTVFDNYAVTVMIGGEPYTLGLFDTAGQEDYDRLRPLSYPQTDVFLVCFSVVSPSSFENVKEKWVPEISHHCPRTPFLLVGTQVDLRDDSNTVEKLAKNKQRPISPESGEKLARDLRAVKYVECSALTQRGLKNVFDEAILAALEPPETKPKKRCILL